Proteins encoded by one window of Terriglobia bacterium:
- a CDS encoding SCO family protein translates to MRGSASLVVLAAAACLAPASRAGDVVAPPPGEIGIFEKLGGQVPLDLTLVDEGGHKVALGRLLDRPVLLTLNYFRCAMVCTPQLNNLAAVLERMDLEPGKEFKVLTVSFDDRDTPEIAERKRANYLELMKRPVPPEGWRFLTGDAASTKALADAVGFKFRRQDGGFAHPAAIIVLSPTGRVTRYLYGMDYLPAELETAVGFAAQGIALPTVNKWLRFCFSYDAEGRRYVFSVTRVAGTIILLAAAALLAALISKGRSRKRGTNERSAG, encoded by the coding sequence TTGAGAGGATCCGCGTCGCTCGTCGTCCTCGCGGCCGCGGCCTGCCTGGCGCCGGCCTCGCGCGCCGGGGACGTCGTCGCGCCGCCGCCGGGAGAGATCGGGATCTTCGAGAAGCTGGGGGGGCAGGTTCCCCTGGACCTCACGCTCGTCGACGAGGGGGGGCACAAGGTGGCGCTCGGCCGCCTCCTCGACCGGCCCGTGCTCCTCACCCTCAACTACTTCCGCTGCGCCATGGTCTGCACGCCTCAGCTCAACAACCTCGCGGCCGTCCTGGAGCGGATGGACCTCGAGCCGGGGAAGGAATTCAAGGTCCTGACCGTGAGCTTCGACGATCGGGACACTCCCGAGATCGCCGAGCGGAAGCGCGCGAACTACCTCGAGCTCATGAAACGCCCCGTGCCTCCCGAGGGCTGGCGCTTCCTCACGGGCGACGCGGCCTCGACGAAGGCGCTGGCGGACGCGGTCGGCTTCAAGTTCCGGCGGCAGGACGGGGGCTTTGCCCACCCCGCGGCGATCATCGTCCTCTCGCCCACGGGGCGGGTGACCCGGTACCTCTACGGAATGGACTACCTCCCGGCGGAGCTCGAGACCGCGGTCGGCTTCGCCGCCCAGGGGATCGCGCTTCCGACCGTGAACAAGTGGCTCCGCTTCTGCTTCAGCTACGATGCCGAGGGGCGGAGGTACGTCTTCAGCGTGACGCGCGTCGCCGGCACGATCATCCTCCTGGCGGCGGCCGCGCTCCTGGCGGCCCTGATCTCGAAGGGGCGGTCGAGGAAGCGCGGCACGAACGAACGGAGCGCCGGCTAG
- a CDS encoding cytochrome c → MIEQYVGPEELKRLLSTLLVVVLAIAIAILFASIVVPGLRNANAPLAGPPVSPPEGESGWLDPTEVTPQKGYVIPPVDPATILTATPALLERGKAIFARNCASCHGIGGRGDGPASATLVPRPRDFTKSDGWIHGYRIEGIFKTLEDGIPGSAMTSWDFLPARDRMALTHFVQSLGEFPHGPEEPAALAAFAKQFASAPERVPNRIPVSLAMTRLEAEEAPVAPLAVPEGPAGDRGSALLRAAIVDGSRAALTLARSPRWRETPAALAAAVVPGAPGDGFAVSVATLDADDWGALHRELLRAAPR, encoded by the coding sequence GTGATCGAGCAGTACGTCGGCCCGGAAGAGCTGAAGCGCCTGCTCTCGACGCTCCTGGTCGTCGTCCTGGCGATCGCCATCGCCATCCTCTTCGCGTCCATCGTGGTCCCGGGGCTCAGGAACGCGAACGCGCCCCTCGCGGGCCCGCCGGTCTCGCCGCCCGAGGGGGAGAGCGGCTGGCTCGATCCGACCGAGGTCACGCCGCAGAAAGGATACGTGATCCCGCCGGTCGATCCCGCGACGATCCTGACCGCGACGCCGGCCCTCCTCGAGCGGGGCAAGGCGATCTTCGCGCGCAACTGCGCCTCCTGCCACGGCATCGGAGGACGGGGCGACGGTCCCGCCTCGGCGACCCTGGTGCCCCGGCCGCGCGACTTCACGAAGTCCGACGGCTGGATCCACGGGTACAGGATCGAGGGGATCTTCAAGACGCTCGAGGACGGGATCCCGGGCTCCGCGATGACCTCCTGGGACTTCCTGCCCGCGAGGGACCGGATGGCGCTTACGCACTTCGTCCAATCCCTCGGCGAATTCCCGCACGGGCCGGAGGAGCCGGCCGCGCTCGCAGCGTTTGCGAAGCAGTTCGCGTCGGCGCCTGAGAGGGTGCCGAACCGGATACCGGTGAGCCTGGCGATGACGAGGCTCGAGGCCGAGGAGGCGCCGGTCGCTCCCCTGGCGGTGCCGGAGGGCCCTGCGGGGGACCGGGGATCCGCTCTCCTCCGCGCGGCGATCGTGGACGGGAGTCGAGCGGCCCTGACCCTCGCCCGCTCGCCGCGCTGGCGAGAGACGCCGGCGGCGCTCGCGGCCGCCGTCGTTCCGGGGGCGCCCGGCGACGGCTTCGCGGTCTCCGTCGCGACGCTCGACGCCGACGACTGGGGGGCGCTCCACCGCGAGCTGCTCCGGGCGGCTCCGCGATGA
- a CDS encoding DUF3341 domain-containing protein produces the protein MSERAFAVLGLFDSAEALVDAAARIEPQRLGRLEAYTPYPVHGIDEVLGTRKSPLAGMTLVAGALGAITAMVFEWWTSALDYPLITGGKTPFSWQAFVPIMFEVTVLFATFTAGLGMLHLLARLPFFGHPLHGSKAMASITRDRFALAVEAGSVPLAVEPARAALVAAGALEIEVLTVPAERGPIPLRFVSRSALGIALSCAVAGYATYWGVKLVPVMPPMVHMLEQPRLDAQKGSAFFPDGHGMRPPVSGTVDREHVPCTIRTEEEAAALVNPLPRTAEVLRLGRRAYENHCIVCHGALGNGVPTLTAAYGAKPANLQSRAILGLADGQIYHVIMRGKNSMPSYAADLTEDERWAAVHYVRVLQRAQNAKDEDLR, from the coding sequence ATGAGTGAGCGCGCCTTCGCCGTGCTGGGGCTCTTCGACAGCGCAGAGGCGCTCGTGGACGCGGCGGCGCGGATCGAGCCCCAGCGGCTCGGCCGCCTGGAGGCGTACACCCCCTACCCCGTGCACGGCATCGACGAGGTGCTCGGGACCAGGAAGTCGCCGCTGGCGGGGATGACGCTGGTCGCGGGGGCGCTCGGCGCGATCACCGCGATGGTGTTCGAGTGGTGGACGAGTGCTTTGGACTACCCGCTGATCACCGGGGGCAAGACGCCCTTCTCGTGGCAGGCCTTCGTCCCGATCATGTTCGAGGTGACCGTCCTCTTCGCGACGTTCACCGCCGGCCTCGGGATGCTGCACCTCCTGGCGCGGCTCCCGTTCTTCGGCCACCCGCTCCACGGCTCCAAGGCGATGGCCTCGATCACCCGCGACCGGTTCGCGCTCGCCGTCGAGGCCGGGAGCGTCCCGCTCGCCGTCGAGCCGGCGCGGGCGGCGCTCGTCGCCGCCGGAGCGCTGGAGATCGAGGTCCTGACCGTGCCGGCGGAGCGAGGGCCGATCCCACTCCGCTTCGTCTCGCGGTCGGCGCTCGGCATCGCCCTCTCTTGCGCGGTGGCGGGCTACGCCACCTACTGGGGGGTGAAGCTGGTTCCGGTGATGCCGCCGATGGTCCACATGCTGGAGCAGCCGAGGCTCGACGCTCAGAAGGGGAGCGCGTTCTTCCCCGACGGCCACGGCATGCGGCCGCCGGTCTCGGGGACCGTCGATCGAGAGCACGTCCCGTGCACGATCCGGACCGAGGAGGAGGCCGCGGCCCTCGTGAATCCGCTCCCGCGCACGGCGGAGGTGCTCAGGCTCGGGCGGAGGGCCTACGAGAACCACTGCATCGTCTGCCACGGCGCGCTCGGGAACGGGGTGCCGACCCTCACCGCGGCTTACGGCGCGAAGCCCGCCAACCTCCAGTCGCGGGCGATCCTGGGCCTCGCCGACGGGCAGATCTACCACGTGATCATGCGGGGGAAGAACTCGATGCCCTCCTACGCCGCCGACCTGACCGAGGACGAGCGATGGGCGGCGGTGCACTACGTCCGGGTCCTGCAGCGGGCGCAGAACGCGAAAGACGAGGACCTCCGATGA
- a CDS encoding quinol:cytochrome C oxidoreductase gives MSAPRGPSGRVPALMASAGAVGLAATWLAAGPARFWANWLLWFMFLLTVGLGALFLVALEHLADVRWSVPIRRTAERVAGLVVLVAPVALIALLALPVLYPWTRPEAALKPAIAGKAAWLNVPFFSVRVLVSVALWLLSYRVFVGGSVRQDRTRDPGFNVRARRFAPAFMAIFALTLTLAAFDWMSSMEPEWYSDIFGVYVFAGSFLAGLAAVSLAVLYLKDRGRLPGVRFDNLYGLGGWLFAFAVFWGYIAFAQYLLQWYGNLPEEVFWYRERLEGGWLVLAVLIGALHFVIPFFVMIPRDAKGRPASLRRAAVLFLVAHFLDLYWLILPASGTGPLPSWPEASFALFFGGIALLWLRRAMTVGEDMAVGDPFLEESLEYRL, from the coding sequence ATGAGCGCGCCCCGGGGGCCGTCGGGCCGCGTGCCCGCCCTCATGGCCTCGGCGGGCGCCGTGGGGCTCGCGGCGACCTGGCTCGCCGCGGGACCGGCGCGGTTCTGGGCGAACTGGCTCCTCTGGTTCATGTTCCTCCTGACCGTCGGCCTGGGCGCGCTCTTCCTCGTCGCGCTCGAGCACCTGGCGGACGTCCGCTGGAGCGTGCCGATCCGCAGGACCGCGGAGCGGGTCGCCGGCCTCGTCGTCCTCGTGGCGCCCGTCGCGCTGATCGCGCTCCTCGCGCTCCCGGTGCTCTACCCCTGGACCCGCCCCGAAGCGGCCCTGAAGCCCGCGATCGCCGGCAAGGCCGCGTGGTTGAACGTCCCGTTCTTCTCGGTCCGGGTCCTCGTCTCGGTCGCCCTCTGGCTCCTCTCCTACCGGGTGTTCGTGGGCGGATCGGTGCGGCAGGACCGGACGCGGGATCCGGGATTCAACGTTCGCGCCCGCCGGTTCGCCCCGGCGTTCATGGCGATCTTCGCGCTGACCCTCACCCTCGCGGCGTTCGACTGGATGTCGAGCATGGAGCCCGAGTGGTACAGCGACATCTTCGGGGTCTACGTCTTCGCGGGCTCGTTCCTCGCCGGCCTCGCCGCGGTCTCGCTGGCCGTGCTGTACCTCAAGGACCGCGGGCGGCTGCCGGGAGTCCGCTTCGACAACCTTTACGGCCTCGGGGGCTGGCTCTTCGCGTTCGCCGTGTTCTGGGGGTACATCGCGTTCGCCCAGTACCTCCTCCAGTGGTACGGGAACCTCCCCGAGGAGGTGTTCTGGTACCGGGAGAGGCTCGAGGGGGGCTGGCTCGTCCTCGCCGTCCTCATCGGCGCGCTCCACTTCGTGATCCCGTTCTTCGTGATGATCCCGCGCGACGCGAAGGGGCGGCCCGCGAGCCTGCGCCGCGCGGCGGTGCTGTTCCTCGTGGCCCACTTCCTGGACCTGTACTGGCTGATCCTACCGGCGTCGGGTACGGGCCCGCTCCCGTCCTGGCCGGAGGCGAGCTTCGCGCTCTTCTTCGGCGGGATCGCGCTACTCTGGCTCAGGAGGGCGATGACGGTCGGTGAGGACATGGCCGTGGGCGATCCGTTCCTCGAGGAGAGCCTGGAGTACCGCCTGTGA
- the nrfD gene encoding polysulfide reductase NrfD, giving the protein MKADAATLPQSLRPKEVFEGKVTAGSLDDQVLQLTVARPTRAWWAGFLISLVIFALGGSLILYTFYMGIGVWGNNRPVYWGFGIINFVFWVGIGHAGTLISAILLLFRATWRNAIARFAEAMTIFAVMCAAIFPLIHVGRPWVAFWLFPYPNQRAIWPNFRSPLIWDVFAVSTYFSVSLLFWYLGLIPDIASMRERAQGKVRKTLCAIFSVGWRGASTHWRHYEKAYLLLAGLATGLVLSVHSVVSFDFAVSIVPGWHMTIFPPYFVTGAIFAGFAMVVIVLVVVRETMHLKNLITDYHLDVMNKLILGMSCLMGYAYAMEGFTAWYSQNPYLKSIFLQYVWGPYGWAGWLTIACNVLIPHVFWVPRFRRSYPVMLFVALAVTVGMWLERFVIIVVSLHHDYLPSSWHLYKPTLVDLGILLGSFGMFFTFVFLFARVLPVIATSEVKASLPGAQPSHGGGGHE; this is encoded by the coding sequence ATGAAGGCTGACGCCGCGACGCTTCCCCAGAGCCTCCGGCCGAAGGAGGTCTTCGAGGGGAAGGTGACGGCGGGCTCCCTCGACGATCAGGTGCTGCAGCTCACGGTGGCGCGCCCCACGCGAGCCTGGTGGGCCGGCTTCCTGATCTCGCTCGTGATCTTCGCCCTGGGCGGCTCGCTGATCCTGTACACGTTCTACATGGGGATCGGCGTCTGGGGGAACAACCGCCCGGTGTACTGGGGCTTCGGCATCATCAACTTCGTGTTCTGGGTCGGAATCGGCCACGCCGGCACGCTGATCTCGGCGATCCTGCTCCTGTTCCGCGCGACGTGGCGCAACGCCATCGCGCGGTTCGCCGAGGCCATGACGATCTTCGCGGTCATGTGCGCGGCGATCTTCCCGCTGATCCACGTGGGCCGACCCTGGGTGGCGTTCTGGCTGTTTCCTTACCCGAACCAGAGAGCGATCTGGCCCAACTTCCGCTCGCCGCTGATCTGGGACGTCTTCGCCGTGAGCACCTACTTCAGCGTCTCCCTGCTGTTCTGGTACCTCGGCCTCATCCCGGACATCGCCTCCATGCGCGAGCGGGCGCAAGGGAAGGTCCGCAAGACCCTGTGCGCGATCTTCAGTGTCGGCTGGCGTGGCGCCTCCACCCACTGGCGGCACTACGAGAAGGCGTACTTACTGCTCGCCGGCCTCGCCACCGGCCTCGTCCTGTCGGTGCACAGCGTCGTGTCGTTCGACTTCGCGGTCTCGATCGTGCCCGGCTGGCACATGACGATCTTCCCGCCCTACTTCGTCACCGGGGCGATCTTCGCCGGGTTCGCCATGGTGGTCATCGTGCTGGTGGTCGTTCGCGAGACGATGCACCTCAAGAACCTGATCACCGACTACCACCTGGACGTGATGAACAAGCTGATCCTCGGGATGTCGTGCCTGATGGGGTACGCCTACGCCATGGAGGGGTTCACGGCCTGGTACAGCCAGAACCCGTACCTCAAGTCCATCTTCCTCCAGTACGTCTGGGGACCCTACGGGTGGGCCGGTTGGCTCACGATCGCTTGCAACGTTCTGATACCGCACGTCTTCTGGGTCCCGCGCTTCCGGCGCTCGTATCCCGTGATGCTCTTCGTCGCGCTAGCGGTCACCGTCGGGATGTGGCTCGAGCGGTTCGTCATCATCGTGGTCTCCCTTCACCACGACTACCTCCCGTCGTCGTGGCATCTGTACAAGCCGACCCTCGTGGACCTCGGGATCCTGCTGGGCTCGTTCGGCATGTTCTTCACGTTCGTCTTCCTGTTCGCGCGCGTCCTCCCGGTGATCGCGACCAGCGAGGTCAAGGCGAGCCTCCCGGGAGCCCAGCCTTCCCACGGCGGGGGCGGCCATGAGTGA
- a CDS encoding cytochrome C oxidase subunit IV family protein, with protein sequence MEHPTGHVIPYPTLLRVWGALVVLTAILVFVSRAFHEALSVPAMLTITPLKAGLVFYFFMHLKYEGLLLKTMLLVALGTLLIFLGLLFSDVLVRFA encoded by the coding sequence ATGGAGCACCCGACCGGACACGTCATCCCGTACCCGACGCTCCTCAGGGTGTGGGGGGCGCTGGTCGTCCTGACGGCGATCCTGGTCTTCGTCAGCCGGGCGTTCCACGAGGCCCTGTCCGTCCCGGCGATGCTGACGATCACCCCTCTCAAGGCGGGGCTGGTCTTCTACTTCTTCATGCACCTCAAGTACGAGGGACTGCTCCTCAAGACGATGCTGCTCGTGGCCCTCGGCACGCTGCTCATCTTCCTGGGGCTGCTGTTCTCGGACGTCCTGGTGCGCTTCGCCTGA
- a CDS encoding cbb3-type cytochrome c oxidase subunit I produces MGTTATAALDAGSYLDAGRRRGILGWILSTDHKRIAILYLACMVSFFFVGVALGVTMRLVALSMNPTMIAPQTYNALFTVHGVIMIFLFVIPGLSAVFGNFFLPILIGARDVAFPRLNLASWYFFVAGALLAIASLFTGSGPPDTGWTFYAPYSLRTGTNVTLAVFAVFILGFSSILTGLNFITTVHRMRAPGMTFFRMPLFVWSVYATGWIQVLATPILGITLLLVMLERIFGIGVFDPAKGGDPILYQHLFWIYSHPAVYIMILPAMGAVSEVIPTHAHRAAFGYKAIAYSSIAIAGVGSLVWAHHMFTSGMSETANMVFSLLTFLVAIPSAIKVFNWTATLYKGSIDLSPAMLFALTFVFLFSIGGLTGIIQGALAVNVHLHDTYWIVGHFHYVMFGGTGMAFFAALLHWFPKMFGRTYNRKVATFAWFPIFIGFNMLYFTMLVLGWMGMPRRYFQHLPQFHTGHVVATVGSWLLASGLLILFGNFVVALFRGGKATANPWGGVTLEWTIPSPPPVENFHEIPTITGGPYVFNPGKGR; encoded by the coding sequence ATGGGCACGACAGCGACCGCCGCGCTCGACGCGGGCAGCTACCTCGACGCGGGGCGCCGGCGGGGGATTCTCGGCTGGATCCTCTCCACCGACCACAAGAGGATCGCGATCCTCTACCTCGCCTGCATGGTGTCGTTCTTCTTCGTCGGGGTCGCGCTGGGCGTGACGATGCGGCTCGTGGCGCTGAGCATGAACCCGACGATGATCGCGCCCCAGACCTACAACGCCCTGTTCACCGTCCACGGCGTGATCATGATCTTCCTGTTCGTGATTCCGGGGCTGTCGGCGGTGTTCGGGAACTTCTTCCTCCCGATCCTGATCGGCGCGCGCGACGTCGCGTTCCCCCGCCTGAACCTCGCCTCCTGGTACTTCTTCGTCGCCGGCGCCCTGCTCGCGATCGCGTCGCTCTTCACCGGAAGCGGCCCGCCCGACACCGGGTGGACCTTCTACGCCCCCTACAGCCTGAGGACCGGCACCAACGTGACGCTGGCGGTGTTCGCGGTGTTCATCCTCGGCTTCTCCTCGATCCTCACCGGGCTCAACTTCATCACCACCGTCCACCGCATGCGGGCGCCGGGGATGACGTTCTTCAGGATGCCCCTGTTCGTCTGGTCGGTGTACGCCACCGGCTGGATCCAGGTCCTCGCGACCCCGATCCTCGGGATCACGCTCCTCCTGGTGATGCTCGAGCGGATCTTCGGCATCGGGGTGTTCGACCCCGCCAAGGGCGGGGACCCGATCCTCTACCAGCACCTGTTCTGGATCTACTCGCACCCCGCCGTCTACATCATGATCCTGCCGGCCATGGGCGCCGTCTCCGAGGTCATCCCGACGCACGCCCACAGGGCGGCCTTCGGCTACAAGGCGATCGCGTACTCCTCGATCGCGATCGCGGGGGTGGGGTCCCTGGTCTGGGCGCACCACATGTTCACCAGCGGCATGAGCGAGACGGCCAACATGGTGTTCTCGCTCCTCACGTTCCTGGTGGCGATCCCCAGCGCGATCAAGGTGTTCAACTGGACCGCGACCCTCTACAAGGGTTCCATCGACCTGTCTCCCGCGATGCTCTTCGCGCTGACCTTCGTTTTCCTGTTCTCCATCGGCGGGCTGACCGGGATCATCCAGGGGGCGCTCGCGGTGAACGTCCACCTGCACGACACCTACTGGATCGTGGGGCACTTCCATTACGTGATGTTCGGCGGGACCGGGATGGCCTTCTTCGCGGCGCTCCTCCACTGGTTCCCGAAGATGTTCGGGAGGACGTACAACCGGAAGGTGGCGACGTTCGCCTGGTTCCCGATCTTCATCGGCTTCAACATGCTCTACTTCACCATGCTGGTCCTCGGGTGGATGGGGATGCCGCGGCGCTACTTCCAGCACCTGCCGCAGTTCCACACCGGCCACGTGGTGGCGACGGTCGGCTCGTGGCTCCTCGCGTCGGGGCTCCTCATCCTCTTCGGCAACTTCGTGGTCGCGCTCTTCCGCGGCGGGAAGGCGACGGCCAACCCGTGGGGGGGGGTGACCCTCGAGTGGACGATCCCGTCGCCGCCGCCCGTGGAGAACTTCCACGAGATCCCGACGATCACAGGCGGGCCGTACGTGTTCAATCCGGGGAAGGGGAGATGA
- a CDS encoding cytochrome c oxidase subunit 3 codes for MTGRETAAEAPHRDYQGAKIGMWLFVFTELILFGGLFLLYSAYRMKYPHEFHEGGQELNVVIGVANTLVLLTSSLTVAMSITAVQKGAKRQAQLLLSATLLLAAVFLVDKYVEWSAEIGRGMYPNGAELLKRPPGSNLFFGLYFTMTGLHGVHVLAGIGVLGAMLYLVTRDRITSDDYVKLENAGLYWHLVDVIWIFLLPLFYLAA; via the coding sequence ATGACCGGGAGGGAGACCGCCGCCGAGGCGCCGCACCGGGACTACCAGGGCGCGAAGATCGGGATGTGGCTCTTCGTGTTCACGGAGCTGATCCTATTCGGGGGGCTGTTCCTCCTGTACTCCGCCTACCGGATGAAGTACCCGCACGAGTTCCACGAGGGGGGGCAGGAGCTGAACGTGGTGATCGGCGTCGCCAACACCCTCGTCCTCCTGACCAGCAGCCTGACCGTCGCGATGTCGATCACCGCCGTCCAGAAGGGGGCGAAGCGCCAGGCGCAGCTCCTCCTCTCGGCCACGCTCCTCTTGGCCGCCGTCTTCCTCGTGGACAAGTACGTCGAGTGGAGCGCCGAGATCGGCCGCGGGATGTACCCGAACGGGGCCGAGCTCTTGAAGCGCCCCCCCGGATCGAACCTGTTCTTCGGCCTCTACTTCACCATGACCGGCCTGCACGGGGTCCACGTCCTGGCGGGGATCGGCGTCCTCGGAGCGATGCTCTACCTCGTGACGAGGGACCGGATCACGAGCGACGACTACGTGAAGCTGGAGAACGCGGGGCTCTACTGGCACCTGGTGGACGTCATCTGGATATTCCTCCTGCCGCTGTTCTACCTGGCGGCGTGA
- a CDS encoding Fe-S-cluster-containing hydrogenase, whose translation MTARRYWRSLAEYHGLPPTEDELVARAAHGVGEPPEIPVDGLSRRRFLGLLGASAAIASGASCSSPQRGTIVPYTKRPPEVVPGVANHYASTFQEGTSAFGVLVKVREGRPIHIEGNDEHPDYAGKTHLRAIADILRLYDPDRLRRPHLDGKPTTWTEAERRVVPALRAAAASRRPVLLVTGAVVSPTRRALIEELRRVLPGLRHVAVEPLVGPGPRDAAVACFGDARRPRLRFDRAEVVLSLESDFLGIDSEAPIAIREFASRRRVVDRDGSMSRLWVVEAGMSVTGTNADHRLPARPSDSAFLVFALARALHEIHGIPLPSGLSPDVLSAFGLDVIAGRVKAPAGLLEAVAADLARAGREALVVAGPTLPAEAHVAASLLNVMLGAEGHTVVAAHSPPVADGPGTAEDLAEALREVRAGGFAAAIFWGVNPGYWLPDAALFKAALASVPARIFIGVHRDETAEECPVALPEHHWLESWGDHETSTDLLSLQQPAVGPLHDTRQGEEILLGWARALGAGVPEDYHAYLQDRWRREVYTAASPVPFEAFWNAALHDGVLKRTVAPAPPRAIRVAAVERATAGVAPAAPRAELELLLHPATTVHDGRYANNGWLQELPDPVTTSTWGNPARVSPADARRLGLEDGDVVRLEARGRSIEVPALVQPGQAEGTVSLALGYGRRAGNVATGVGVDAWRLLGTGSAAASPFLAAATVASTGSRAELAMAQMHRSMEGRDIVRSLPLARYAKEGMEQGKHELATLFPPQRFPDHKWGMAIDLTACVGCGGCIVACQSENNVPVVGPEQVRRGRAMQWIRIDRYFDGPPENPAVVHQPMLCQQCDNAPCETVCPVNATTHSPDGLNQMAYNRCVGTRYCANNCPYKVRRFNYFEYNAEKTEPLSLVFNPEVTVRPRGVMEKCTFCVQRIDDVRQRANGEGRKVRDGEIVPACAAACPSSAIVFGDLKDPASEVSRLSASDRGYRVLEELGVKPSVTYLARLVHPVGDGDGHEG comes from the coding sequence GCTCCAGTCCGCAGCGGGGGACGATCGTCCCGTACACCAAGAGGCCGCCCGAAGTCGTCCCCGGTGTCGCGAACCACTACGCCAGCACCTTCCAGGAGGGGACGTCCGCCTTCGGCGTGCTGGTGAAGGTGCGGGAGGGACGGCCGATCCACATCGAAGGGAACGATGAGCACCCTGACTACGCCGGGAAGACGCATCTCCGGGCGATTGCCGACATCCTTCGCCTCTACGATCCCGACCGGTTGAGGCGACCGCACCTGGACGGGAAGCCCACGACCTGGACCGAGGCGGAGCGCCGGGTCGTCCCGGCGCTGAGGGCAGCGGCAGCGTCGCGCCGGCCGGTCCTCCTGGTGACGGGGGCCGTCGTGTCGCCGACCCGCCGGGCCCTGATCGAGGAGCTCCGCCGCGTCCTTCCCGGTCTCAGGCACGTCGCGGTCGAGCCGCTCGTCGGACCGGGGCCGCGCGATGCCGCCGTGGCCTGCTTCGGCGACGCTCGACGGCCCCGGCTGCGGTTCGACCGGGCGGAGGTCGTCCTCTCCCTCGAGAGCGATTTCCTGGGGATCGATAGCGAGGCCCCCATCGCCATTCGCGAGTTCGCATCGCGTCGTCGCGTCGTCGACCGGGACGGCTCCATGAGCCGGCTCTGGGTGGTCGAGGCGGGAATGAGCGTCACCGGGACCAATGCCGACCACCGGTTGCCCGCGCGCCCCTCGGATTCCGCGTTCCTCGTTTTCGCGCTCGCCCGCGCGCTGCACGAAATCCACGGGATCCCTCTTCCCTCGGGCCTCTCGCCCGACGTCCTCTCCGCGTTCGGTCTCGACGTGATCGCCGGACGGGTGAAGGCGCCCGCGGGGCTGCTCGAAGCCGTCGCCGCGGATCTCGCTAGGGCCGGCCGCGAGGCGCTCGTGGTGGCGGGGCCGACGCTTCCTGCGGAGGCGCATGTGGCCGCCTCGCTCCTCAACGTGATGCTGGGGGCCGAGGGGCACACCGTCGTCGCGGCTCACTCGCCCCCGGTCGCTGACGGCCCGGGCACGGCGGAGGATCTCGCGGAAGCGCTACGGGAGGTGAGGGCCGGAGGCTTCGCCGCCGCGATCTTCTGGGGAGTGAACCCGGGCTACTGGCTTCCGGACGCGGCCCTGTTCAAGGCTGCCTTGGCGAGCGTGCCGGCGAGGATCTTCATCGGCGTCCACCGGGACGAGACGGCGGAGGAATGCCCGGTCGCCCTTCCGGAGCACCACTGGCTCGAGTCCTGGGGCGACCACGAGACCTCGACGGACCTGCTCAGCCTGCAGCAGCCGGCGGTCGGTCCCCTCCACGACACCCGGCAAGGGGAGGAGATCCTCCTGGGCTGGGCGCGGGCGCTCGGTGCCGGCGTCCCGGAGGATTACCACGCGTACCTGCAGGACCGGTGGCGAAGAGAGGTGTACACGGCGGCGAGCCCCGTTCCGTTCGAGGCGTTCTGGAACGCGGCCCTCCACGACGGCGTCCTGAAGCGCACCGTGGCGCCGGCGCCGCCGCGCGCGATCCGGGTCGCGGCGGTGGAGCGAGCGACCGCCGGCGTGGCGCCTGCGGCCCCGAGGGCGGAGCTCGAGCTGCTCCTCCATCCGGCCACCACGGTCCACGACGGCCGGTACGCGAACAACGGCTGGCTCCAGGAGCTTCCGGACCCGGTGACGACCTCGACCTGGGGGAACCCGGCGCGCGTCTCGCCGGCGGACGCCCGGCGCCTCGGCCTCGAGGACGGGGACGTGGTCCGGCTGGAGGCGCGCGGGCGGTCGATCGAGGTCCCGGCGCTCGTCCAGCCCGGGCAGGCGGAAGGGACCGTCTCCCTGGCGCTCGGTTACGGGCGCCGCGCGGGGAACGTCGCGACGGGGGTCGGCGTCGACGCCTGGCGGCTCCTGGGAACGGGGAGCGCAGCGGCCTCCCCCTTCCTCGCCGCGGCGACAGTCGCCTCCACGGGGTCGCGTGCCGAGCTGGCGATGGCGCAGATGCACCGGTCGATGGAAGGGCGGGACATCGTCCGGAGCCTGCCGCTGGCCCGATACGCGAAGGAGGGGATGGAGCAGGGGAAGCACGAGCTGGCCACCCTGTTCCCGCCGCAGCGGTTCCCCGATCACAAGTGGGGGATGGCCATCGACCTCACGGCCTGCGTCGGCTGCGGCGGCTGCATCGTCGCCTGCCAGTCGGAGAACAACGTCCCGGTGGTGGGTCCCGAGCAGGTGCGCCGCGGCCGTGCGATGCAGTGGATCAGGATCGACCGCTACTTCGACGGGCCGCCCGAGAACCCCGCCGTCGTCCACCAGCCGATGCTCTGCCAGCAATGCGACAACGCGCCCTGCGAGACCGTCTGCCCGGTGAACGCGACGACGCACAGCCCGGACGGCCTCAACCAGATGGCGTACAACCGCTGCGTCGGGACGCGGTACTGCGCGAACAACTGCCCCTACAAGGTCCGCCGGTTCAACTACTTCGAGTACAACGCCGAGAAGACGGAGCCCCTGAGCCTCGTGTTCAATCCCGAGGTCACGGTCCGCCCCCGCGGCGTCATGGAGAAATGCACGTTCTGCGTCCAGCGGATCGACGACGTCCGCCAGCGCGCGAACGGGGAGGGGAGGAAGGTCCGGGACGGCGAGATCGTCCCCGCCTGCGCCGCCGCCTGCCCGTCGAGCGCGATCGTGTTCGGCGATCTCAAGGATCCCGCGAGCGAGGTCTCCCGTCTCTCCGCGAGCGACCGGGGGTATCGCGTGCTCGAGGAGCTGGGGGTGAAGCCGTCGGTGACGTACCTGGCCCGGCTGGTCCACCCCGTGGGAGACGGAGACGGCCATGAAGGCTGA